Proteins encoded by one window of Candidatus Bathyarchaeota archaeon:
- a CDS encoding acetate kinase produces MNILTLNCGSSSVKYTLWEIPGRRRLCNGIVERVGFGDSTIKHYGKRAVSTKCDSPNHDAAIKLMLKFITDMEYGVVKSVSEIDAVGHRVVHGGENFNQSVLIDKEVIEAIEEYSELAPLHNPPNLSGIRASMNQMPDKPNIAVFDTAFFSTIPRHIHTYALPYEWYERYKVRRYGFHGTSHLYVSRRAAALLHRKPSELKMVSLHIGNGVSITAVKEGVAFDHSMGFTPLEGAVMGTRCGDIDPAIPLHMMSRCGFDVEEMSRILNERSGLLGVTGRYVDRRDIIEAAKKGDERCKLAMEMECYRLRKYIGAYAAAMGGVDTIIFTAGVGENQPIYRVKTCEGLEFLGVKI; encoded by the coding sequence TTGAACATTCTAACCCTTAACTGTGGAAGCTCCTCTGTAAAATATACCCTATGGGAGATTCCTGGACGGAGAAGACTCTGCAATGGAATAGTTGAGAGGGTTGGCTTCGGCGACTCAACAATAAAACATTACGGGAAGAGAGCCGTCTCCACGAAATGTGATTCCCCAAACCATGACGCTGCAATAAAGCTGATGCTTAAATTCATCACAGATATGGAGTATGGTGTTGTAAAGAGTGTCTCTGAGATCGATGCTGTCGGCCACAGGGTCGTCCACGGCGGAGAAAATTTCAACCAGTCAGTATTGATAGATAAGGAAGTTATAGAGGCGATCGAGGAATATTCTGAGCTTGCACCTCTACATAATCCACCAAACCTCTCAGGAATCAGAGCCTCCATGAATCAGATGCCCGATAAACCCAACATAGCGGTCTTCGACACAGCCTTCTTCTCAACGATCCCAAGACACATCCACACGTATGCACTACCATACGAATGGTATGAGAGATACAAGGTTAGACGATACGGATTCCACGGAACATCCCACCTATACGTCTCAAGAAGAGCGGCAGCCCTACTCCATAGGAAACCTTCAGAGCTGAAAATGGTCAGTCTCCACATCGGTAACGGAGTAAGCATAACAGCAGTGAAGGAGGGAGTCGCATTCGACCACAGCATGGGCTTCACACCGTTGGAGGGTGCTGTGATGGGAACCAGATGCGGAGACATAGACCCTGCAATACCATTACATATGATGAGTAGATGTGGATTCGATGTTGAGGAGATGAGTAGGATCCTGAATGAGAGGAGTGGGCTGTTAGGGGTGACAGGCAGATATGTCGATAGAAGAGACATAATCGAGGCGGCGAAAAAAGGAGATGAAAGATGCAAACTGGCTATGGAAATGGAATGTTACAGACTCAGAAAGTATATTGGAGCATACGCGGCTGCTATGGGAGGAGTAGATACAATAATATTTACAGCAGGTGTAGGCGAGAATCAGCCCATATACAGAGTAAAGACATGTGAAGGTCTAGAGTTTCTAGGAGTAAAGATAGA
- a CDS encoding helix-turn-helix transcriptional regulator: MAEESKCNCLCFVEETMDVVSKKWALLVINTLGNHKVLRYNELMDELKGISPKSLADTLKTLCTQGLVQRKYMAEIPPKVQYSLTDDGKELWRAIEPLVQWALSRGGKTSHRCVTKYKNLKAHMLTKENEKECNS, translated from the coding sequence ATGGCTGAGGAAAGTAAATGCAACTGCCTATGCTTCGTAGAGGAGACGATGGATGTAGTCAGTAAAAAGTGGGCACTACTAGTGATCAACACATTAGGAAACCATAAAGTGTTGAGATATAATGAATTGATGGATGAGTTGAAGGGTATAAGCCCAAAGTCGCTGGCAGACACCCTAAAAACACTCTGTACACAAGGACTCGTTCAGAGGAAGTATATGGCTGAGATACCTCCCAAGGTCCAATACTCCCTGACCGACGATGGAAAAGAACTTTGGAGAGCGATAGAGCCATTAGTCCAGTGGGCCCTCTCTAGAGGAGGAAAAACATCACATAGATGCGTCACCAAATACAAGAATCTCAAGGCACATATGCTCACGAAGGAGAATGAAAAGGAATGCAACTCATGA
- a CDS encoding ATP-binding cassette domain-containing protein has protein sequence MNAAVEASDLTKSYGETLAVNHLTFRVEGGEFFGFLGPNGAGKTTTIRILTCVVKPDHGSASVMGYNILREPLRAKQVMGILPEMSNAYVDLTAWQNMMFMGELYGVPAESRRRRAETLLRKFGIYDRRDQPVKGFSKGMKQRLLICMALINEPEILFLDEPTGGLDVQSARLIRSMLFELNQDGTTIFLTTHNMDEADQLCDRVAIIDKGRIIALDRPERLRSLSRKLQSIEVAFDKSIDIKSMIKIGGVVEVKEIGDKIRLYTEDPDSLLRRLVEYAQTNGLKFVDLKFLTPSLEDVFVAMTGPKLE, from the coding sequence ATGAATGCGGCAGTTGAGGCTTCAGACCTAACGAAGTCTTACGGAGAGACTCTTGCTGTAAACCATCTCACCTTCAGAGTTGAGGGAGGCGAGTTCTTCGGTTTCCTAGGTCCTAACGGCGCTGGGAAGACTACTACGATTCGAATCCTAACATGTGTGGTCAAGCCTGATCACGGTTCAGCATCCGTTATGGGATATAACATATTGAGGGAACCTCTAAGAGCAAAGCAGGTGATGGGTATACTGCCTGAGATGTCCAACGCCTACGTCGATTTGACGGCTTGGCAGAACATGATGTTTATGGGAGAGCTTTATGGTGTACCTGCAGAAAGTAGGAGGAGGCGGGCTGAAACCCTTCTCAGGAAGTTTGGTATCTACGATAGAAGGGATCAGCCTGTCAAGGGATTCTCTAAAGGGATGAAGCAGAGACTTCTGATCTGTATGGCCTTGATAAATGAGCCTGAGATCCTTTTCCTAGATGAGCCTACAGGAGGCCTGGATGTTCAAAGTGCTAGACTCATAAGAAGTATGTTATTTGAGCTGAATCAGGATGGGACCACAATATTTCTGACAACCCATAATATGGATGAGGCTGACCAACTATGTGACAGAGTAGCCATAATCGATAAAGGTAGAATAATCGCTCTAGACCGACCTGAGAGACTTCGGTCACTCAGTAGGAAACTGCAGTCGATTGAGGTGGCTTTCGATAAGTCGATAGACATTAAATCTATGATTAAGATTGGCGGGGTCGTTGAAGTCAAGGAGATTGGTGATAAGATAAGACTTTATACTGAGGACCCTGACAGCCTACTCCGCCGGTTGGTGGAATATGCTCAAACAAACGGATTGAAGTTTGTTGACCTGAAATTTTTGACTCCTAGTCTTGAAGATGTCTTTGTCGCTATGACTGGGCCTAAGTTGGAGTGA
- a CDS encoding ABC transporter permease has protein sequence MRNHVDVGLSHQLRRAFAICKKDIRIYYLKAPVIVMGILFPTFMFAAFLIGRDLDVNFLMSNLTVVTVFFTSTAVTPIVMPWETRSKTLERLISCPVSVSTIIFGDILASFIFGIVFSLVPLIIGLNLGVKVLYPLTFLSGIVLASFCFSSLAAIFSTPPTDIPANAMMLSTLIRFPLLFISGVFIPIENLPSWGVTVASVSPLTYFTDLTIYSITGASHYHVSLDFTILAGFTIFFLWVSVKLHERNMSKRM, from the coding sequence ATGCGTAACCATGTTGATGTAGGCTTGTCACATCAGCTTAGAAGGGCCTTTGCAATCTGTAAGAAGGACATTCGCATCTACTACCTGAAGGCTCCAGTGATAGTGATGGGGATACTGTTTCCAACTTTCATGTTCGCAGCCTTCCTGATAGGTAGAGACCTTGACGTCAACTTCTTAATGTCGAACCTGACGGTTGTAACCGTCTTCTTCACATCTACAGCAGTCACACCTATAGTCATGCCCTGGGAGACTAGGTCGAAGACTCTTGAGAGACTCATATCCTGTCCGGTGTCGGTCTCAACAATAATATTTGGAGACATCCTAGCTTCCTTCATATTTGGCATAGTCTTCTCACTCGTTCCACTCATCATAGGCCTGAATCTAGGTGTGAAAGTTTTGTACCCGCTAACATTTCTGTCAGGGATAGTGTTGGCATCTTTCTGCTTCTCATCTCTAGCAGCCATCTTCTCAACTCCTCCAACAGATATTCCGGCCAATGCGATGATGCTTTCAACCCTCATAAGGTTCCCACTCCTATTCATAAGCGGAGTCTTCATTCCAATCGAGAATCTTCCGAGTTGGGGTGTAACAGTTGCTTCAGTTTCGCCCCTAACATACTTCACAGATCTTACCATATACTCAATAACAGGGGCCTCACATTACCATGTATCTCTCGACTTTACGATTCTAGCAGGCTTCACCATCTTCTTCCTTTGGGTCTCTGTGAAATTGCATGAAAGGAACATGTCAAAGAGAATGTAG